CTTCCGCCACCGCCGACGACAACGACCAGACCGGCAGCGACGGTGACGCCGACTCCGCATCCGACGACGAGACCGCCCCCGATCGCGCACCCGCCGCGGACGCCGACGCGGAGCCTTCCGTCGCCGGTGAGGCCGCCGAGGAGGCCGCCGCCGACTCGCCCGAGGATCACGATGCCGAGCTTTACGAGGATGTCCCCTCGCTCATCACCGGCGCGCAAATCCGCGAGGCCATGGACGCCATCTCCGAGGAGATGCGCGCCACCAACGACATTTACCTGCTGATCGAAGGCCCGACCGGCTACCGCATCGTCACGCACCCGCGTTTCGCGCGCTGGATACGCATCCTCCGCGACGAGCCGCCGCCGGTGAAACTCACGCAATCCGCCATCGAGACCCTCGCCATCATCGCCTACCGGCAGCCGGTCACGCGCACCGACATCGAAACCATCCGGGGCGTGTCCGCCGAAGCCGGCCTGAACAAGCTCCTGGAACGCGAGCTTGTTTACATCATGGGCCGCGCCGACCTCCCCGGCCGCCCGCTGCAATACGGCACGACGGACAAATTCCTCGATTTCGTCGGCGTGAAATCCCTCGTCGAGCTGCCTGCGTCCGACGTGCTCTCGCCGCGCCAGATCGACGAATGGCTGAAAAACGCCACCAACGCCCGCCCGCCCGCCGATGCCGACATGGGCCTGCCGCTCGAGGAAGGCGAAGGCGAATCCCCGAACCTCAAGTCCGTCTCGGTCGATCACGCCGAGGCATCCGGCGAAGCCGACGAGACGCCAATCCTTTCACGCGCCCCGCTTCCCGTCGCCGACGACACCGACGACGACGCGAACGACACCGACAGCAATGAAGCCGGACTTGGCGAGCCGCCAGCGGAAACCGAATCCGCCCCGCAACCGGAGGAGTCCGCCGCCCCCGAAAACGAGGCCGGCGACGAAGGCGAGAAAAACTAGGCACGCTACTTCGCGCAGACCGGCGAATACGTTTAAGTTTTAAGCCCAGATCACCGCGCCCGCATCCTGCTCCCGACTTAAGCTCAAACTTGTCAGGTTTCCCACTTCGTCCGGAACAACCCAAACTTATTCCTCCCCGATGGACCTCAATCCCCTTCGCGAAAAAATCGACGACATCGACCGCCAGCTCGTCGAACTGCTCAACCGCCGCCTCTCGCTCGCCGCGGAAATCGGAAAATTCAAGCGGCACTCCGGCGGTCCCATCTATGTCGCCGAACGCGAGGACGCCGTGTTCCGCAAAGTCACCGCGCTCAACGAGGGGCCGATCAAAAACGACGCCCTGCGCGCCATCTACCGCGAAATCATGTCCGCGGCCATCGCGCTGGAAAAGCCGCTCGTCATCGCCTACCTCGGGCCGGAGGCGACCAACAGCCACGCCGCCGCGCTGAAAAAATTCGGCGCCAGCGTGGACTACCAGCCGCTGCTCACTTTCGCCGACATCTTCACCGCCGTCGAAAAAGGCGAGGCCGACTACGGCATCATCCCGATTGAAAATTCCACCGAAGGCTCGGTGCGCGACGCGCTCGACCAGTTTGTCACCTCCGACCTGAAAATCGTCGCGCAACTCAACCTCGAAATCTCCTACGCGCTCATCTCCCCGGAGCCGCTCGAAAAAATCACCAAGGTTTATTCCAAGGACCAGGCGCTCGCGCAATGCCGCCTCTGGCTCCAGCGCCACCTGCCGCATGCGCAGCTCGTCAACGCGTCCAGCACCGCGCACGCCGTCGAGATCGCCCGCGACGAACCCGGCGCCGCCGCCGTGGCGCCGCCCATCGCCGCCACGCACTACGGCGTGCCGATGCTCATGCGCAACATCCAGGACAAGGCCAACAACACCACGCGCTTCTTCGTCATCGGCAAGACCCCCTCCGGCCCCGTCGGTGGCGGACGCGACATGACGAGCTTCCTCATCTCGCTCGGCGACGAGGCCTCGCGCCAGCCCGGCGCGCTGCTGCGCATGCTCAAGCCGCTCACCGAGCGCGGCATCAACATGTCGAAAATCGAGTCGCGCCCGAGCAAGCGCCTCGCCTGGGATTATTACTTTTATCTCGACGTGACCGGCCACTACGACGACCCGG
This genomic stretch from Termitidicoccus mucosus harbors:
- the scpB gene encoding SMC-Scp complex subunit ScpB produces the protein MIASPGARRIHWTALFAMAFNLQKVLRALLFSSSQPLSVKDIQNLFARFHEQAPPARPEDEDEENTGAAAPASESASEAPGTEQDEASGDENEGADEISSATADDNDQTGSDGDADSASDDETAPDRAPAADADAEPSVAGEAAEEAAADSPEDHDAELYEDVPSLITGAQIREAMDAISEEMRATNDIYLLIEGPTGYRIVTHPRFARWIRILRDEPPPVKLTQSAIETLAIIAYRQPVTRTDIETIRGVSAEAGLNKLLERELVYIMGRADLPGRPLQYGTTDKFLDFVGVKSLVELPASDVLSPRQIDEWLKNATNARPPADADMGLPLEEGEGESPNLKSVSVDHAEASGEADETPILSRAPLPVADDTDDDANDTDSNEAGLGEPPAETESAPQPEESAAPENEAGDEGEKN
- the pheA gene encoding prephenate dehydratase, yielding MDLNPLREKIDDIDRQLVELLNRRLSLAAEIGKFKRHSGGPIYVAEREDAVFRKVTALNEGPIKNDALRAIYREIMSAAIALEKPLVIAYLGPEATNSHAAALKKFGASVDYQPLLTFADIFTAVEKGEADYGIIPIENSTEGSVRDALDQFVTSDLKIVAQLNLEISYALISPEPLEKITKVYSKDQALAQCRLWLQRHLPHAQLVNASSTAHAVEIARDEPGAAAVAPPIAATHYGVPMLMRNIQDKANNTTRFFVIGKTPSGPVGGGRDMTSFLISLGDEASRQPGALLRMLKPLTERGINMSKIESRPSKRLAWDYYFYLDVTGHYDDPAMRAAVEELRTFCPLVKWLGSYPVAA